In the genome of Globicephala melas chromosome 3, mGloMel1.2, whole genome shotgun sequence, one region contains:
- the LOC115845618 gene encoding LOW QUALITY PROTEIN: tetratricopeptide repeat protein 9C-like (The sequence of the model RefSeq protein was modified relative to this genomic sequence to represent the inferred CDS: inserted 2 bases in 1 codon; substituted 1 base at 1 genomic stop codon), with translation MEKRLQEAQLYKKEGNQCYQEGKCRDAVCGYHRALQQLRGLDPSLPSPIPNLGPQGLALTPEQENVLHTTQTDCYNNLAACLLQMEPVNYERVKEXSQKVLERXPDNAKALYRAGVASFHLQNYDQARHYLMAAVNRQPKDASVRRYLQLMQSELSSYHQKEKQLYLGMFA, from the exons ATGGAGAAGCGCCTGCAGGAGGCCCAGCTGTACAAGAAGGAAGGGAACCAATGTTACCAGGAAGGGAAGTGCCGAGATGCTGTGTGTGGGTACCATCGAGCTCTGCAGCAGCTGCGGGGTCTGGATCCAAGTCTGCCCTCCCCGATACCTAATCTGGGACCTCAGGGCCTGGCCCTCACACCTGAACAGGAAAACGTACTGCACACCACCCAGACAGACTGCTACAACAACTTAGCTGCCTGTCTTCTTCAGATGGAGCCAGTAAACTATGAACGGGTGAAAGA TAGTCAGAAGGTCCTGGAACGATAGCCTGATAATGCCAAGGCCCTGTATCGGGCTGGGGTGGCCTCTTTCCACCTGCAGAACTATGACCAGGCTCGGCACTACCTCATGGCTGCTGTCAATAGGCAGCCAAAAGACGCCAGTGTCCGGCGGTACCTTCAGCTAATGCAGTCAGAACTCAGCAGCTACCATCAGAAAGAGAAGCAGCTCTACCTGGGCATGTTTGCTTAA